In one window of Lewinella sp. 4G2 DNA:
- a CDS encoding type II toxin-antitoxin system RelE/ParE family toxin, with the protein MAGTYTVTVTPSAIADLQEALNYIAENQSLTSANSIQDEILNAIERLEKMPESHPPVRETHDVVGTKYRRIIAGNYRIIYQVDELRPEVFVIRILHVKRGPDFVRGALL; encoded by the coding sequence ATGGCTGGAACGTACACGGTAACCGTTACGCCGTCCGCAATCGCGGACTTACAGGAAGCACTTAATTACATTGCCGAAAACCAGTCGCTAACTAGTGCGAATAGCATTCAGGACGAAATCCTGAATGCTATTGAGCGTTTGGAAAAGATGCCGGAATCTCACCCGCCGGTACGAGAGACCCACGACGTAGTTGGCACGAAATACCGACGCATTATTGCCGGAAATTATCGCATCATCTACCAAGTGGATGAGCTCCGCCCGGAGGTGTTCGTGATCAGAATTTTGCACGTAAAGCGAGGGCCGGACTTCGTACGTGGGGCGCTTCTGTAA
- a CDS encoding N-6 DNA methylase — protein MNESDINLYLDQYDDASVRDAMQLYRGTLNFSEVSSTAALLHVLMLLALKRYGYLSDTQPETTLSEVIKAGKRKGLPYWDVFESVETRRKLQPDHHLNLITEEVLASLHSLYTESTSDHFPAFFEEMLRLMSERQYELARHYTGEGGTSLLTYVVDLPEYPRVYNPFAGLASIALDLPKGATYLGQETNGLAYDIAQLRLLAHDKYSEGRCLLEQVDSTVATPDYKQFDLVVAAPPFKARLADNTEEFKEYRTLENWFIGEGIKLLAPKGKLVALVRYGFLFGNGSEKRLRKKLVDQDLIETIVSVPTGMINGTAIKSAIVVINPTKILAGKIKMVSPTSVDGVDGSPVLMENDLETIQLLTHLNEDSDITLPNVRIITNEVVREEEYDLSTERYQLRDVRGTALGDVLTIFKGKKIGSEGGEPIFTIRDLLPEEDQKYKIEGTVARPTIKKNRSRKSRPTTFEIDRSALLIATVGKRLKPTYYSHRHGTDPLSIAPQVKAFRIDRDQVDAAYLVHQLRGKEVQRQLSAYQRGNAISHLSVKDFLRIKIHLPSLSEQKTIVHAIQESEDELQQLRRQVTDLERQLEVVENTRFAELKHTLGRPTQNILSTAEVIIEYLDGLGKEGIRLNQQYADFYEQAATLTDDLASIVKDVDFISTMLDRGENGLQVEKYPLMFFTPLNDVVSLINDLKSRDCKFKLISQIENDASWRRKYVLHINLDLLRVMFDNLITNADKHGFDNFLPSNLMTVDAAIVDNKLILDIRNNGKPFPPKFGQEQFIQEFKTTDSSIGQGIGGAHINRIANYLGCSDWTVTSNHTAAFPVAFHFSFPVIELSESDISTQYDI, from the coding sequence ATGAATGAATCGGACATTAACCTGTACCTCGATCAATACGACGATGCTAGCGTAAGGGACGCTATGCAACTCTACAGAGGTACACTAAATTTTTCGGAGGTAAGTAGCACCGCCGCACTGCTACATGTACTAATGTTGCTAGCGTTAAAGCGTTATGGATACTTGTCCGATACGCAGCCCGAAACTACTCTAAGTGAAGTTATAAAGGCTGGAAAACGTAAGGGACTCCCTTACTGGGATGTGTTTGAAAGCGTAGAAACTAGAAGGAAATTACAACCGGACCATCACCTGAATCTGATCACAGAGGAAGTTTTAGCCAGCTTACACTCGCTTTATACTGAAAGTACGAGTGATCACTTTCCCGCTTTTTTCGAGGAAATGCTACGTCTGATGTCAGAGCGACAGTACGAACTAGCCAGACACTACACCGGTGAAGGAGGTACTTCCTTACTGACCTACGTAGTTGATCTACCTGAATACCCCAGAGTGTATAACCCATTCGCGGGGCTTGCCTCTATTGCTCTTGATCTTCCAAAAGGTGCTACATATCTGGGCCAAGAGACCAATGGTCTGGCATATGATATCGCGCAACTACGGTTACTCGCTCACGATAAATATTCTGAAGGCAGATGTCTACTGGAACAAGTAGATAGCACAGTTGCTACGCCCGATTATAAGCAATTTGACTTAGTAGTTGCTGCCCCCCCATTTAAAGCGAGGCTAGCCGATAATACAGAAGAGTTTAAAGAATATCGAACCCTAGAGAACTGGTTTATCGGTGAAGGAATCAAGCTGTTAGCTCCCAAGGGTAAGCTAGTCGCACTAGTTCGCTATGGTTTTCTATTCGGCAATGGTTCGGAGAAACGTCTCCGTAAAAAACTGGTCGATCAAGATCTCATCGAAACAATTGTATCAGTCCCTACTGGTATGATTAACGGTACTGCAATAAAGTCAGCTATCGTTGTAATCAATCCCACCAAAATTTTAGCTGGTAAGATTAAGATGGTATCACCTACGTCCGTCGATGGCGTAGATGGATCTCCCGTACTGATGGAGAATGACCTAGAGACTATCCAGCTTCTTACTCACTTAAACGAGGATAGTGATATTACACTACCCAACGTTCGCATAATCACCAACGAGGTCGTTCGCGAAGAAGAATACGATTTAAGCACTGAGCGCTACCAACTACGAGACGTTCGAGGTACGGCTTTAGGCGATGTACTTACCATATTTAAGGGTAAAAAAATCGGTAGTGAAGGAGGTGAACCAATCTTTACCATTAGGGATTTACTGCCCGAAGAAGATCAGAAATATAAGATCGAAGGAACGGTCGCGCGCCCTACGATTAAGAAGAATCGTTCGCGAAAGTCTCGACCAACTACCTTCGAGATTGATCGTTCAGCACTACTGATCGCCACCGTTGGTAAAAGATTGAAGCCCACCTATTATAGCCACCGTCACGGAACAGATCCATTGTCTATCGCACCTCAGGTAAAAGCATTCCGTATCGATCGTGATCAGGTCGACGCTGCATACTTAGTACACCAACTAAGGGGTAAGGAGGTTCAGCGTCAATTGAGTGCTTACCAAAGAGGGAATGCAATCTCACATCTAAGCGTGAAGGATTTTCTGCGAATTAAAATTCACCTACCATCGCTTTCCGAGCAGAAAACCATTGTGCATGCAATACAAGAGTCCGAAGATGAACTGCAACAACTTCGGCGTCAGGTTACTGATTTGGAGCGACAACTTGAAGTTGTAGAAAATACCCGCTTCGCTGAACTAAAGCATACCCTGGGTAGGCCTACTCAAAATATCCTTTCAACGGCGGAGGTGATTATCGAGTATCTTGATGGGCTTGGAAAAGAAGGTATACGACTTAACCAACAATACGCTGATTTCTACGAACAGGCGGCTACTCTAACTGATGATCTCGCTTCAATCGTCAAAGACGTTGATTTTATTAGCACTATGCTTGATCGCGGGGAAAATGGTCTTCAAGTTGAGAAATATCCACTAATGTTCTTTACACCGCTAAACGATGTAGTGAGCCTTATTAATGATCTCAAATCACGAGATTGTAAGTTCAAGCTCATTTCACAAATAGAAAACGATGCATCTTGGAGAAGGAAATACGTACTTCACATTAACTTAGATTTGCTGCGAGTTATGTTCGACAACCTCATAACCAATGCAGATAAGCATGGCTTCGACAATTTCTTGCCGAGTAACTTAATGACTGTCGATGCTGCCATTGTTGATAACAAGCTCATACTCGATATCCGCAATAACGGAAAGCCCTTTCCACCTAAATTCGGTCAAGAACAGTTCATTCAAGAATTCAAGACCACCGACTCATCTATAGGACAGGGCATAGGGGGTGCCCACATCAATAGGATCGCTAACTACCTAGGATGTAGTGACTGGACAGTTACCTCGAACCACACCGCAGCTTTCCCTGTCGCCTTTCACTTTTCATTCCCGGTAATTGAACTTTCAGAATCAGATATCTCAACACAATATGACATATAA
- a CDS encoding class I SAM-dependent DNA methyltransferase, with amino-acid sequence MAKAKTKKQEDPIEKKLWAAADKLRKNIDAAEYKHVVLGLVFLRYISEAFEAVHERLLAEVDQGADPEDQDEYLAKNVFFVPKKARWSTIRNQAKSPTIGTTLDGAMDAIEKQNPQLKSVLPKVYARQNLDATVLGELVDMFTNINLTSTQERSADVLGHIFEYFLGEFALAEGKQGGQFYTPRSVVELLVEMLEPKKGRIYDPCCGSGGMFVQSQKFVDGHTEDISIYGQESNLTTWRLAKMNLAIRGIDSSNLKWNSEGSFLNDAHPDLRADYVIANPPFNVSDWSGEALQEDARWKFGPPPPAGNANYAWLQHFLYHLAPKGQVGVVLAKGALTSNSSGEGEIRKALIEAGKIDCIVNLPGKIFLNTQIPASLWFMSNDRTDSRYRDRSNEILFIDARNLGHLINRRTRELSDEDIFKISDTYHNWRNVDGTYEDIPGFCSSASLERVQELGYVLTPGRYVGMEEVEDDFDFGERFEELQEELAKQMKEEQRLNAAITEQLGKIEW; translated from the coding sequence ATGGCCAAAGCAAAAACCAAAAAACAAGAAGACCCCATAGAAAAGAAACTATGGGCCGCAGCCGATAAGCTGCGCAAAAACATCGACGCGGCAGAATACAAGCACGTCGTGTTGGGCCTGGTCTTTCTCCGCTACATTTCCGAAGCCTTCGAGGCCGTGCACGAACGCTTGCTCGCCGAAGTGGACCAGGGCGCTGACCCTGAAGACCAGGACGAGTACCTCGCCAAAAATGTCTTCTTCGTCCCAAAGAAAGCCCGCTGGTCTACCATCCGTAACCAGGCTAAGTCGCCGACCATCGGCACTACGCTGGATGGCGCTATGGACGCTATCGAAAAGCAGAACCCACAGCTGAAGTCGGTACTCCCTAAAGTGTACGCCCGGCAGAACCTGGACGCCACCGTACTCGGCGAGCTGGTCGACATGTTCACCAACATCAATTTGACGAGCACGCAGGAGCGGAGCGCGGACGTACTCGGCCACATCTTCGAATACTTTCTCGGTGAGTTCGCCCTGGCCGAAGGCAAACAGGGTGGGCAGTTCTACACGCCCAGGTCGGTAGTAGAACTACTGGTAGAGATGCTGGAACCAAAAAAGGGCCGCATCTATGACCCGTGCTGCGGCTCCGGCGGTATGTTCGTCCAGTCCCAGAAGTTCGTGGATGGCCACACGGAAGATATTAGCATCTACGGCCAGGAATCCAACCTGACCACCTGGCGACTAGCTAAGATGAACCTCGCCATCCGCGGCATCGATTCCTCTAATCTGAAGTGGAATTCGGAAGGCTCTTTCCTCAACGACGCCCATCCCGACTTGCGCGCCGATTACGTCATCGCCAACCCGCCTTTCAACGTCTCCGACTGGTCCGGCGAAGCACTGCAGGAAGACGCCCGTTGGAAGTTCGGCCCGCCCCCACCCGCCGGCAACGCCAATTACGCCTGGCTACAACACTTCCTCTACCACCTGGCGCCCAAAGGTCAGGTAGGCGTAGTCCTAGCCAAAGGTGCTCTCACCTCCAACTCCAGCGGCGAGGGCGAGATCCGCAAAGCCCTCATCGAGGCCGGCAAGATCGACTGCATCGTCAACCTCCCCGGCAAGATCTTCCTCAATACTCAGATCCCCGCCTCCCTCTGGTTCATGAGTAACGACCGTACCGACAGCCGCTACCGGGACCGCAGCAACGAGATCCTCTTCATCGACGCCCGAAACCTGGGCCACCTCATCAACCGCCGCACCAGGGAACTTTCTGACGAGGACATCTTCAAAATCAGCGACACCTACCACAACTGGCGCAACGTCGATGGCACCTACGAAGACATCCCCGGTTTCTGCAGCTCCGCCTCCCTGGAACGCGTCCAAGAACTAGGCTACGTCCTCACTCCTGGACGCTACGTTGGCATGGAAGAAGTAGAAGACGACTTCGACTTTGGTGAACGCTTCGAGGAATTACAGGAGGAACTAGCCAAGCAGATGAAAGAAGAGCAGCGGTTGAATGCGGCTATTACGGAGCAGTTGGGTAAAATTGAGTGGTGA
- a CDS encoding YafY family protein translates to MPTNKQATIRYHALDDCFANPGRRFDINALIEACNQAIEEHTGRADGVKRRQVYSDITFMESDAGWSIPLERYKDGRRTFFRYTDPSFSIRGRGVNQAEVEQIAATLAILARYQGLPQFEWLEEIQVRIQDAFNTNASADPVVSFQYNPHLHGLRYFQPLFNAITRKQALAITYQSFQEAAPTEFTFHAWHLKQFNNRWFALGQKQGTLGLTTLALDRIQTLDSVEEEYQPNTSIDFADYFDDIIGVSFLQDATLTTIQLKAAADLWPYINSKPIHPSQKVLDRHPSGEVSFQLKLFPNYELTAVLLSFGPRIEVLVPESLRNHVAKLYQQGYHLYQ, encoded by the coding sequence ATGCCCACCAACAAACAAGCCACTATCCGCTACCACGCTTTGGATGACTGCTTCGCCAACCCCGGACGCCGCTTCGATATTAACGCTTTGATAGAAGCCTGTAACCAAGCCATCGAAGAGCATACCGGCCGGGCCGATGGCGTCAAGCGCCGCCAAGTGTATAGTGACATCACCTTCATGGAAAGCGACGCTGGCTGGTCCATTCCTCTGGAGCGTTATAAGGACGGCCGCCGCACCTTCTTCCGTTACACCGATCCTTCCTTTTCCATCCGTGGACGCGGTGTTAACCAGGCCGAGGTTGAGCAGATTGCCGCCACCCTAGCCATACTCGCGCGCTATCAGGGCCTTCCTCAGTTTGAGTGGTTGGAAGAGATTCAAGTACGCATCCAGGATGCCTTCAACACCAACGCCTCCGCCGATCCAGTAGTCTCTTTTCAGTACAACCCCCACCTCCACGGTCTTCGCTACTTCCAACCCCTCTTCAACGCCATCACTCGTAAGCAGGCATTGGCCATAACCTACCAAAGCTTCCAGGAAGCTGCCCCGACTGAATTTACCTTCCATGCCTGGCACCTCAAGCAGTTCAACAACCGCTGGTTCGCACTTGGCCAGAAACAAGGCACCCTAGGACTTACGACCCTGGCCCTGGACCGCATCCAGACATTAGATTCAGTCGAGGAGGAATATCAACCAAATACCTCCATAGACTTTGCCGACTACTTTGACGACATCATCGGCGTTTCCTTCCTTCAGGACGCTACCTTAACCACGATTCAACTAAAAGCTGCCGCAGACCTCTGGCCCTACATCAACAGCAAACCCATTCACCCCAGCCAAAAGGTGCTCGACCGCCATCCCTCCGGCGAAGTAAGCTTTCAGCTCAAACTGTTCCCTAATTACGAACTCACCGCCGTGCTCCTCTCCTTCGGGCCCCGCATTGAAGTATTGGTCCCTGAATCCTTGCGTAATCACGTGGCCAAACTTTACCAGCAAGGCTACCACCTCTACCAATAA
- a CDS encoding restriction endonuclease subunit S codes for MRGIKLKDVTSKIGSGATPRGGKNAYKDQGLTLIRSQNVLDLDFNYDTAYIDDEQAEKLANVAVNPEDVLLNITGDSVARVCMVPDSVLPARVNQHVAIIRVDPIEYSSSYLLYYLQSIKPYLLSISEIGGTRRAITKGMIEELDIPDIDLIEQRAIAKTLSLLDAKIKLLHQQNQTLEALGAAVFREWFLEGEGVDIQLEEFIQINPRERLPKGEGACYLEMKGVSTNTSVPTGYYLRDFTSGTKFRNGDTLLARITPCLENGKTAFVSFLQEGTIGWGSTEFLVLRTHENYHPFWSYQLAKSTEFRGFAIKSMTGSSGRQRVQTDSLYQFSLVKPNSKTLHLANKVALRLSTKISKNAQQVATLTNLRNLLLPKLMSGEVTVRPD; via the coding sequence ATGAGAGGCATCAAACTAAAAGACGTTACGTCAAAAATTGGTAGTGGTGCTACACCTCGTGGAGGAAAGAATGCATACAAGGACCAAGGACTGACGCTGATTCGAAGTCAAAATGTACTCGATTTAGACTTTAATTACGACACGGCTTACATCGATGATGAGCAGGCTGAAAAGCTAGCGAACGTTGCTGTTAATCCGGAGGATGTTTTGCTAAACATTACAGGCGATAGTGTTGCCCGTGTGTGTATGGTACCTGATTCCGTTTTGCCAGCTAGGGTAAATCAACATGTCGCGATCATTAGAGTTGACCCAATAGAATATAGTAGTTCTTACTTACTATATTACCTACAGTCCATAAAACCTTACCTGCTTTCGATATCTGAGATTGGTGGAACGCGTAGAGCTATCACAAAGGGAATGATTGAGGAACTTGATATTCCCGATATCGACCTAATTGAACAGAGAGCAATAGCCAAAACCCTCTCCCTCCTAGACGCCAAAATCAAACTCCTCCACCAGCAAAATCAGACCCTGGAGGCTTTGGGCGCGGCGGTGTTTCGGGAGTGGTTTTTGGAGGGGGAAGGTGTAGATATTCAGTTAGAGGAATTTATTCAAATAAACCCACGGGAGCGTCTTCCCAAAGGTGAAGGTGCTTGCTACCTAGAGATGAAAGGAGTATCAACCAACACATCAGTTCCCACAGGATATTATTTACGTGATTTCACTTCAGGAACTAAATTTAGAAACGGAGACACATTACTGGCTAGAATAACTCCATGCCTCGAAAATGGTAAAACAGCATTTGTGTCCTTTTTACAAGAAGGAACAATAGGATGGGGGTCCACTGAATTTCTGGTGCTCAGAACTCATGAGAATTATCATCCATTTTGGTCATATCAACTAGCTAAGTCTACGGAATTTCGTGGGTTTGCAATAAAATCGATGACTGGTTCAAGCGGTCGTCAGCGAGTACAAACTGATAGTTTGTACCAGTTCTCACTAGTTAAGCCAAATTCCAAGACCCTTCATTTAGCTAACAAGGTTGCACTTCGATTATCGACAAAAATCAGTAAGAACGCACAGCAAGTAGCAACGCTCACCAACCTACGCAACCTCCTCCTCCCAAAACTAATGTCCGGAGAAGTAACGGTACGTCCCGACTAA
- a CDS encoding DUF262 domain-containing protein, giving the protein MKDSQTPGTFHLGQLITRIKKGHFVIPDFQREFAWMPWDVRDLIQSIFTDYYIGTMLLWESTPSNLETLSCEGVYGFTDRLNPEYIVLDGQQRLTAMHYAFFAPDIHFPKRAKPVLYWIKLRELLAGNMDEAFYYNSATRYYRGVRDDVEQQYDNHLFPLSTMGGGSWAVGDWIKGYRDYWRERAESATDSDEVNEAKVAANSAEVLKELFEDLLDNYQISYIALNRELEVGKVCDIFTHINSRGVKLDIFDLLNAITRPKDIFLKQMNRDAATQLAEYYPNSLKNTYILMVMSLMAQNYCSPKYLYYLVPGQEKTIRHKDGSKENITLVKDAAGFRERWDYALKALVQGLKKLKNPRDYGAISDKLLPYPSIIPVFSAIQDYALNAPEVKQRAGAQDMVKRWYWSSIISSRYSSSVESTSAQDFIAMKRWFADETAVPDSIQEFDTDFSRLNLIQQDVAGSAVYVAIFNLFIIDGARDWHTFDLPEYDALDDHHIVPKSWGKQNNIDRSINSVLNRTLITPDTNRKVLRDRLPNEYLAELLDANENERAYQVLESHLISRRAVEILLRKPFTPDDYQAFLRERQATIKRRLRLELIPDETQTPLHLRQYDLQIEDIELRLRELLITTLSVTDADVAKRTVPSHLVPKVQRRIEREAKKNPALFEEQGDSAAYWFQFLDLQELKDIMLSKQHWSLFEGRFGSKTVLANEFSDLGNLRNGIRHSRSIDPVTEKKGQGAILWFEQQIE; this is encoded by the coding sequence ATGAAAGACTCCCAAACACCTGGCACCTTCCATCTCGGCCAACTGATTACCCGCATTAAAAAAGGACACTTTGTTATTCCCGATTTTCAGCGGGAGTTCGCCTGGATGCCCTGGGACGTTCGCGACCTCATTCAATCCATTTTTACCGATTATTACATCGGTACGATGCTGCTGTGGGAGAGCACGCCAAGTAACCTGGAGACGCTTTCCTGCGAAGGTGTTTACGGCTTCACTGACCGACTAAATCCGGAGTACATCGTACTCGACGGTCAGCAGCGACTAACCGCTATGCACTACGCGTTTTTTGCGCCTGACATCCATTTCCCCAAGCGGGCTAAGCCCGTGTTGTACTGGATCAAACTCCGAGAATTGCTAGCCGGTAATATGGACGAAGCCTTTTACTACAATTCAGCCACGCGCTACTACCGTGGTGTACGAGATGACGTGGAACAGCAATACGACAACCACTTGTTTCCGCTAAGTACCATGGGCGGCGGTAGTTGGGCCGTCGGTGATTGGATCAAAGGGTACCGGGACTACTGGCGCGAACGCGCCGAATCCGCTACCGACAGCGACGAGGTGAATGAGGCTAAAGTCGCCGCTAATAGCGCCGAGGTGCTTAAGGAACTGTTTGAAGACCTCCTCGATAATTACCAGATCAGCTATATCGCCCTGAACCGGGAACTGGAGGTTGGCAAAGTATGTGACATCTTCACCCACATCAACAGTCGCGGAGTCAAACTCGACATTTTCGACCTACTCAACGCCATCACCCGGCCTAAGGATATTTTCCTCAAGCAGATGAACCGCGATGCCGCTACTCAATTGGCGGAATACTACCCGAACTCGCTGAAGAATACTTACATCCTGATGGTGATGTCGCTTATGGCACAGAACTACTGTTCGCCGAAGTACCTATACTACCTGGTGCCAGGGCAGGAGAAGACCATTCGCCACAAAGACGGCAGCAAGGAAAATATCACCCTGGTCAAAGATGCCGCCGGGTTCCGTGAGCGCTGGGACTACGCTCTGAAGGCGCTGGTGCAAGGATTGAAGAAACTGAAGAATCCGCGTGACTATGGCGCGATCAGTGATAAGTTATTACCATACCCATCCATAATCCCGGTCTTTTCCGCCATTCAGGATTACGCCCTCAACGCGCCGGAGGTAAAGCAGCGAGCCGGCGCCCAGGATATGGTCAAGCGCTGGTACTGGTCTTCGATCATCAGCAGCCGGTACAGCAGTTCTGTAGAAAGTACCTCGGCTCAGGACTTTATCGCCATGAAGCGCTGGTTTGCCGACGAAACCGCCGTGCCCGACAGTATCCAGGAATTCGACACGGATTTCAGCCGCTTAAACCTCATTCAGCAGGACGTCGCCGGGTCCGCCGTCTACGTGGCCATCTTCAATCTGTTCATCATCGATGGCGCGCGCGACTGGCACACTTTTGACCTGCCCGAATACGATGCGCTGGATGACCACCACATCGTACCTAAAAGCTGGGGAAAGCAAAACAACATCGACCGGTCAATCAACTCCGTCCTCAACCGCACGCTGATCACGCCGGATACTAATCGCAAGGTGTTGCGCGATCGCCTCCCCAACGAATACCTGGCGGAACTCCTTGATGCTAATGAAAACGAACGCGCCTACCAGGTACTGGAGAGTCACTTGATTTCACGGCGCGCAGTCGAAATTTTACTTCGCAAACCCTTCACGCCCGACGACTACCAAGCTTTCCTACGCGAGCGGCAAGCAACGATAAAGCGGCGTCTACGCCTGGAGCTTATCCCCGACGAGACGCAAACCCCGCTACACTTGCGTCAGTACGACCTACAGATTGAAGACATTGAGCTACGACTGCGAGAACTGCTCATAACGACGCTTTCAGTCACGGATGCGGATGTTGCCAAGCGAACCGTACCGAGCCACTTAGTTCCTAAAGTGCAGAGACGTATTGAGCGAGAAGCGAAGAAAAACCCTGCCCTTTTTGAAGAGCAAGGAGACAGTGCGGCCTACTGGTTTCAATTTCTCGATCTACAGGAACTAAAAGATATAATGCTTTCCAAACAGCACTGGTCCCTATTCGAAGGACGCTTTGGCAGCAAAACAGTCCTGGCTAATGAGTTTAGTGATCTGGGCAACCTCCGCAATGGGATTCGCCATTCCCGTAGTATTGACCCAGTCACAGAAAAGAAAGGGCAGGGTGCTATTCTATGGTTCGAGCAACAGATTGAGTGA